The DNA region TGGGAGATGATTATAAAGTTCTAGTTTCAGAAAAGATAGAAACCCTGCCTTCCAGCTATGGCAAGGTGGGCGATCATGATTTTTTGGAGCGATTGTCAAAGGGGAAGCTGAGAATTTTGTTACCTAAAAAGCGCAATGTTTACCCGCATCGCAATGCCATTAAATGGCATAGGGAAAACAAATTTTCCCGTTAATTATGGAGGATTATGAAAGATAAAAACAAAATCATCTATTCGATAAACGAGGAAGATGTCCAGACTGTTTCTCTTCAAGAGTTGAATAGAGAATTAACTAAAGATGAGGTAGAAATAATAAGAAACGTAATTGGGGAGAAAATCGATTGGTACAGTGCGATCCTCGATTCAATAACAGAAAACATAAGGTTGGATAAATAATACGTTTCAACTCTGGAAAACAGTAACACTCCATATTAATCCAACCACCTCGCCACGCCCCTCCCCGCCCAGCGCCCGCTCGCCATACAGGCGGTGATCAAATACCCGCCCGTCGGCGCTTCCCAGTCCAGCATCTCACCGGCGCAGAACACACCGGGCAGGTTCCTCAACATCAAATGCTCGTCCAGCGCCTCGAAGGTCACACCGCCCGCCGAACTGATGGCTTCATCCAGCGGACGCGTCGCGGTCAACGGCACGGGCAATTGCTTGATGTAGAACGCCAGCCTGTGCATGTCCGCGAACTCATCCTTCGGCACGAACTCCCTCAACAAGCCCGCCTTCACACCCTTCATCCCCGCCGCCTTCTCCAAATGGCTTGCCAGCGTCCGCGAACCACGCGGCTTCGACAACTTCTCCGCCAACTGCGCCTCGGTCTTATCGGGCGCAAGGTCGAGCGTCATCACCGCCCGTCCGTTCGTCAGGAGCGCATCGCGCATCAAAGCGGACGCCGCGTAGATCAAACTCCCCTCCACGCCCTCCTGCGTGACAATGAACTCCCCCTGCTGGCGGAACTCCCCGAACGACAACACCACCGACTTGATGGGATGCCCGTCAAACTTTTCTTTGAAGACCGCGCTCCACGCTACGTCAAATCCGCAATTGGACGGCTTGAGCGCCTCGACCTTGACCCCAGCCTGCCCCAGCCATGAGACCCATGCCCCGTCCGAGCCGAGTCTGCGCCAACTGCCGCCGCCGAGCGCGAGGATGACCGCCTCCGCCGCCACCGTCTTCATCCCCTCCCTCGTCTCGAACTCCAGACTGACCCGACGACCATTCAGACCTGTCAGACCAGTTAGACCCATCAACCGATGCCTCAAATGGAAGCGCACACCCGCCTCGTCCAATCGCTTCAACCACGCCCGCAGCAGCGGACTTGCCTTCATCCCCACCGGAAAGACCCTGCCCGATGTGCCTACAAAGGTCTCGATGCCAAGTCCGCGCACCCATTCGCGCAGGTCAGCGGGCGTGAACTCCATCAGCCATTTCTTCACCTCGTCCTGCCGGTCGCCGTAGCGTGCAACGAAATCCTCGAACGGCTCCGCATGGGTGATGTTCAATCCGCTCTTGCCTGCCATCAGGAACTTGCGTCCCAGCGACGGCATGGAATCGTACACGTCCACATCCACGCCTTGTCCGCTCAAGACCTCCGCCGCCATTAACCCGGCGGGTCCGCCGCCGATGATCGCCACTGTTTTCGTCATGCCGTCCATTATACGTCCGACCACGGGCGTTTGACCGCCGGGCGAAAAAAGAAGACCCCCGCAACTGCGGGGGGTCTTCCAATAGCAACTGACTGTCATCCCCGTTCTATCGCTCTACACTGATGATGCCGCCCAGCGCATTCAACTTCAACGTCCACACACTGCCGGGTTGGAATTGTTGAAATTCATTTATCGACTTGGGCGAATAGACGATCTGCCCGTCGGTGGTGCTGAAGTACACGCTCAGGTCTTCCGAGGCGGAGCCGATGCGCTGGTCGCTGGCGATGTTGGGGGTTGAATACTGCGGGAAGAGGTCGTTGCCGCTCAGGTCGTAGGTCTGGATGGTGGTCCACTCGTCAACGGTGTAACTGCAATATTGCTCGCTCTCCGTGCGGCATTCCTCCACCACCTCGCCGAAGCCCGTGCCGGTGTCCACCACGCGCTCGGTACACACCTCCCTGCTTTCCGTGCGGCACGAGACGTTGTACGCATCCGAAGGCGGGCTTCCCGCCTGATTCGAATAATTGACCGGCTGTATCTCCTGCACCGGCACAAAGGTCTGCCATTGCACGTTGGTCACGGTCGCATCCACCGATTTGGAGGGGATCATGAACATCACCACCACGGCGATACAGCACAGGGCGATGAACGCCGCGATGCCGCCGAACAACAGCCAGGGCGGTCGCTTCGCCTGCGCCGACGGCTGGGAGGCGGCTTGCGCCTGCACCGGCTTCGGCGCTTCGTGCCGCGGCAGGGGCGCGCCGCATTTCGCGCAGGTCTTTGCCGTGCCCGGGTTTTCGGTCCCGCAATTCGTGCAGGGGACAGCTTTCGGCGGAGTCGGAGCCGCCTGCAGAGCCTGTCCCTTCTTGCGGGCTTTGCCCTCCTGCAGGTCGCCGCCGCATTGCGAGCAGGTTACTGCGTTGGCGGGGTTACGCGTGCCGCAGAACCCGCAGTGGATGTCCGCGCCGGAGCGCACGGCTTGCGCGACCTTCTCGTCGGTGATGAGTTGTTCCTCTGCCGCGCGCTGGAACTGGACGTCATCCGGCTGGGGCGCGCCGCACTGTTCACAGGTCTTGGCGGGTCCGGGGTTGCGCCCGTCGCAATTCGGGCAGACCCATTCCAACTTTACAAACCCTTTTGTTACTTTGCGAGCCATGCTCTACTCCTTGATGTGTGGTTCCCTGAGTGTACAACAAAACCGGGATGAGATGAAGAGTACCTCCATCCTACGAATGAAACGCCTCCGGGTTTCGCCGGAGGCTGGTTGCGTTGCGGTCTAGTAGCGCCGGGTCAGGTTGACGGCTTCGCCGTCGAACTCCCCGCTGACCCTTGCCATCGACACGTTGTAATCGAAACTGAAGGTTAATGAGCCGGTCTTTTCGCCGCTGATCTCCAATGTCTTCGTAAAGATGGATGTATCGCGGTTGAATTCGCCGCTGCCTGTCACGATCAAGCCGGGCATCATGGCGCATTGGTCGTAGACGTAACTGCTGCCTGCGGCGGTCGCCTCGAAGGAATATGTGCCTCCGTAGTTGCAGCCGATCGTGTCGCCCCATCCCTCCGTCCATTCGCCGTAAT from Anaerolineales bacterium includes:
- a CDS encoding TIGR03862 family flavoprotein — protein: MTKTVAIIGGGPAGLMAAEVLSGQGVDVDVYDSMPSLGRKFLMAGKSGLNITHAEPFEDFVARYGDRQDEVKKWLMEFTPADLREWVRGLGIETFVGTSGRVFPVGMKASPLLRAWLKRLDEAGVRFHLRHRLMGLTGLTGLNGRRVSLEFETREGMKTVAAEAVILALGGGSWRRLGSDGAWVSWLGQAGVKVEALKPSNCGFDVAWSAVFKEKFDGHPIKSVVLSFGEFRQQGEFIVTQEGVEGSLIYAASALMRDALLTNGRAVMTLDLAPDKTEAQLAEKLSKPRGSRTLASHLEKAAGMKGVKAGLLREFVPKDEFADMHRLAFYIKQLPVPLTATRPLDEAISSAGGVTFEALDEHLMLRNLPGVFCAGEMLDWEAPTGGYLITACMASGRWAGRGVARWLD
- a CDS encoding zinc ribbon domain-containing protein → MARKVTKGFVKLEWVCPNCDGRNPGPAKTCEQCGAPQPDDVQFQRAAEEQLITDEKVAQAVRSGADIHCGFCGTRNPANAVTCSQCGGDLQEGKARKKGQALQAAPTPPKAVPCTNCGTENPGTAKTCAKCGAPLPRHEAPKPVQAQAASQPSAQAKRPPWLLFGGIAAFIALCCIAVVVMFMIPSKSVDATVTNVQWQTFVPVQEIQPVNYSNQAGSPPSDAYNVSCRTESREVCTERVVDTGTGFGEVVEECRTESEQYCSYTVDEWTTIQTYDLSGNDLFPQYSTPNIASDQRIGSASEDLSVYFSTTDGQIVYSPKSINEFQQFQPGSVWTLKLNALGGIISVER